From a region of the Podospora pseudopauciseta strain CBS 411.78 chromosome 7 map unlocalized CBS411.78m_7, whole genome shotgun sequence genome:
- a CDS encoding uncharacterized protein (BUSCO:EOG09265C25; EggNog:ENOG503Q3AD; COG:K): MLVNNKSKFKPGPKPKGKRPPPASRPSSSNTPASTPAASQQEDANPTPPPPSAPTEAAPPAIDNAPPQDVETPSAQGQTQHSEVREPSPISTMTSAAGVSSIQSQDDAIPSQAETPASTAPLPTAVSPRHTRPTAPKPVRASKSAAVSVPPPAAPAPALTPAPTPSVPEQASSATSSSGASTISEAPPPEEATPNTEDVVASVEPVAEQPAEPTSGPSQPPEPSTSGPSQAPKPKPKPKPRVPRKRKADTAIEEPAAGTAENEEAGEANTSTPAPRKRARRRAAPLPGEEGYEAYQAAKAGRKHRQKRTKAAVAAEDGETPEGEETQSRANSRAPRAQREVTPENAEEQVVDEDEFKMADLAKDLRIGKKFSLHDTLLERERVKKLKANEKRKKGRVNGAEEGGENNDNDGQPQPLNADTPLLGGNDDDEGGFARPVAVTAPVGEQYQIIDGEIVLNQSSLQIDRHARAREAEGNLEEVEVNDFTNHTTQQTYLRRALKPGQWSDADTDQFYWALSRFGTDFELISKMFPGKTRKHIKLKFNREERQNPARVKSALVGEVKQPMRIEEVKEKTKQEFETTDDIEKELEEQRKEFEEREEAVEREKREEEKRKEEKMLKELEEAKKKSGRRGKKKVEQGVW; encoded by the coding sequence ATGTTGGTGAACAACAAGAGCAAGTTCAAGCCGGGACCCAAGCCGAAAGGGAaacgccctcctcctgcctcgaggccttcctcctcgaatACACCAGCTTCTACTCCAGCTGCCTCTCAGCAAGAGGACGCAAACCCGACCCCGCCCCCACCCAGCGCCCCTACTGAGGCCGCTCCTCCGGCCATCGACAATGCCCCTCCTCAAGATGTCGAGACACCTTCAGCTCAGGGCCAGACACAGCACTCTGAAGTGAGAGAGCCGTCACCAATTAGCACCATGACTTCTGCTGCGGGAGTATCAAGTATCCAGAGCCAGGATGATGCTATACCCTCTCAGGCCGAGACCCCGGCGTCAACTGCTCCATTGCCCACAGCGGTATCGCCCAGGCATACCCGTCCAACCGCACCCAAACCCGTGAGAGCGTCGAAATCGGCCGCTGTGTCagttcctcctccagcagctcCTGCCCCGGCGCTCACCCCTGCGCCTACGCCTTCCGTGCCCGAGCAAGCTTCATCAgctacctcctcctcaggagCATCGACTATCTCTGAAGCTCCACCCCCCGAGGAAGCTACACCCAACACAGAAGATGTTGTCGCCTCCGTTGAGCCTGTAGCCGAGCAGCCCGCCGAACCCACCTCTGGTCCCTCTCAACCACCCGAACCGAGCACCTCTGGACCATCCCAAGCCCCAAAGCCGAAGCCCAAACCCAAGCCCCGGGTCCCCCGGAAACGCAAAGCCGACACAGCCATCGAAGAACCCGCTGCAGGAACAGCTGAGAATGAGGAGGCCGGCGAAGCAAACACAAGCACCCCCGCCCCAAGAAAGCGAGCCCGCAGACGAgctgcccccctcccaggcGAGGAAGGCTACGAAGCATACCAAGCCGCCAAAGCAGGCAGAAAACACCGTCAAAAGCGCACCAAGGCCGCAGTCGCCGCCGAAGACGGGGAGACCCccgaaggagaagaaaccCAATCCCGAGCCAACTCCCGCGCCCCACGTGCTCAGCGTGAGGTAACACCCGAAAACGCCGAAGAGCAAGTTGTAGACGAAGACGAGTTCAAAATGGCCGATCTAGCCAAGGACCTCCGGATCGGCAAGAAGTTTTCTCTTCATGATACCCTTTTGGAGAGGGAACGGGTGAAAAAACTGAAGGCGAatgagaagaggaagaaggggagggttaatggtgccgaggagggtggggaaaACAACGACAATGATGggcaacctcaacctttGAACGCCGACACCCCCTTGCTGGGGggtaatgatgatgatgaaggggggTTTGCCCGCCCGGTGGCAGTGACAGCCCCGGTAGGAGAACAATACCAGATCATTGACGGAGAAATCGTGCTCAACCAGTCATCTCTCCAAATTGATCGGCATGCCAGAGCGAGAGAAGCGGAGGGGAAtctggaagaggtggaagtCAATGATTtcaccaaccacaccacccaacagACTTATCTCCGCCGCGCCCTGAAACCAGGTCAATGGTCCGACGCCGACACTGACCAGTTTTACTGGGCGCTTTCGAGATTCGGGACGGACTTTGAGCTGATTTCGAAAATGTTTCCTGGCAAGACGAGGAAGCACATCAAGCTGAAATTCAATCGGGAGGAGAGGCAAAATCcggcgagggtgaagagCGCGTTGGTCGGGGAGGTGAAGCAGCCGATGAGGAttgaggaggtgaaggagaagacgaAGCAGGAGTTTGAGACGACGGACGACAtcgagaaggagctggaggagcagaggaaagagtttgaggagagggaggaggcggtggaaagggagaagagggaggaagaaaagaggaaggaggagaagatgctcaaggagctggaggaggcaaagaagaagagtgggcggagggggaagaaaaaggttgAGCAGGGGGTTTGGTGA